In the genome of Terribacillus sp. FSL K6-0262, one region contains:
- a CDS encoding TlpA disulfide reductase family protein encodes MKRGLILLCAFLFIFPTIAKAGTAELKSVEALIEAADGKPVVITYWATWCDTCLSDLSELEEFRALVGSKVGVYSINATKSERSVKQVKNFIGKSALQVPVYLDVEGTVAHQFRQVAVPFTILVDESGKQRIIPGPVTKEQLQEWID; translated from the coding sequence ATGAAACGAGGACTGATCCTCTTGTGCGCTTTTTTGTTCATCTTTCCAACCATCGCCAAAGCCGGTACAGCAGAGCTGAAATCGGTTGAAGCTTTGATAGAAGCAGCCGATGGGAAGCCTGTTGTGATAACGTATTGGGCTACATGGTGTGATACATGCTTGTCGGATCTATCCGAGCTGGAGGAGTTTCGTGCTCTGGTAGGCAGTAAGGTCGGCGTATACAGTATCAATGCGACAAAGAGTGAGCGAAGCGTGAAGCAAGTGAAGAATTTCATCGGGAAAAGCGCACTTCAGGTGCCTGTCTATTTGGATGTGGAAGGTACTGTAGCGCATCAATTCCGCCAAGTAGCGGTTCCTTTTACCATTCTGGTCGATGAATCCGGCAAGCAGCGGATCATTCCCGGTCCCGTGACGAAGGAACAGCTGCAGGAATGGATCGATTAA